One Candidatus Neomarinimicrobiota bacterium DNA window includes the following coding sequences:
- the menC gene encoding o-succinylbenzoate synthase gives MNAPNFAGIRLAPQFQNVSLELRSARLYKFSLPLKHELELKHTTLKYREGLILILTDTSGHVGFGEISPLPGYSRETIETAVYKTTMLVDRIINFGEFTSHQYSRANLNWEKRTAPSVVYFGIETALLALLANARSISLGAMLYGHSSNKIPINGLIRSSISHWVPEADYLINEGYSTLKIKVGRINPILEARGIQEIRQFAGPGIKLRLDANRSWDLETALEFGKIVASENIEYIEEPIENPADLPRFYDGCGVHFAFDETLHNISDPTISFDSYTGLKALVLKPTLIGCTARFISLVNQAKDQNILPVLSSSYESDVGLAALAQLAGSITGEDLAVGLDTRSALTSGTVKKPSSIQNGWMPVRTLTTQDLDLSSCELLYQS, from the coding sequence ATGAATGCACCAAATTTTGCCGGAATCAGGCTAGCACCTCAATTTCAGAATGTTTCGCTGGAGTTGAGATCAGCCCGTCTGTATAAATTCAGCCTGCCCCTGAAGCATGAATTAGAGCTCAAGCATACCACGCTGAAATATAGAGAGGGCCTTATACTGATCTTAACGGATACATCTGGTCATGTTGGTTTTGGCGAGATCAGCCCACTACCGGGTTACAGCCGTGAAACGATTGAAACTGCAGTTTACAAGACCACCATGCTGGTTGACAGAATTATTAATTTCGGTGAATTCACCTCACACCAATACTCACGGGCTAACCTCAATTGGGAAAAACGGACAGCTCCATCAGTTGTCTATTTTGGTATTGAAACTGCCTTGCTGGCTCTGTTGGCAAACGCCAGGAGCATATCGCTGGGAGCAATGCTGTATGGGCATTCCAGCAACAAGATCCCCATCAACGGCTTGATCAGAAGTTCAATATCCCACTGGGTGCCGGAAGCCGATTATTTAATAAATGAGGGCTATTCGACTCTCAAGATCAAAGTTGGCCGGATTAATCCGATCCTGGAAGCGCGAGGAATCCAGGAAATTCGACAATTCGCTGGTCCGGGTATTAAACTAAGGCTTGATGCGAATCGTTCATGGGATCTAGAAACAGCACTTGAATTTGGAAAAATAGTAGCTTCAGAAAATATTGAATATATCGAAGAACCTATCGAAAACCCGGCTGATCTGCCTCGTTTCTATGATGGCTGTGGGGTTCACTTTGCTTTTGATGAGACCCTTCACAATATTTCTGATCCTACCATCTCTTTTGATTCCTATACCGGGTTAAAAGCCCTTGTATTAAAGCCAACTCTGATCGGTTGCACTGCCCGGTTTATCAGTTTGGTCAACCAGGCTAAAGACCAAAATATATTACCGGTTCTGTCTTCCAGCTATGAGAGTGATGTAGGCTTGGCCGCCTTGGCACAGTTGGCTGGTTCCATCACGGGAGAAGACCTGGCAGTGGGTCTGGACACCCGGTCAGCACTGACTTCTGGAACGGTTAAAAAACCTTCATCCATTCAAAATGGCTGGATGCCTGTACGCACCCTGACTACCCAGGATCTGGATCTCAGTTCTTGTGAATTGCTCTATCAAAGCTAA
- the menE gene encoding o-succinylbenzoate--CoA ligase gives MNPSITHPLLNAAKNFSHHTALITDRLSLSYSELLERAQLVLGNLVKRGLKSGDIIVLDQNSQDAMLVILWACSLGNYIAFPVNTRFPKTALLKIFSEIQPTLIISQRQLVSELSISYEALIGSNADPITVEIAGYDATAGASLLMTSGSSGSSKIVQHSHHNHWSSALGSNRNIALKPGDKWLLTLPLYHVGGLSILYRTAQAGAAIVVSTAASTTLKSISNKEITHISLVAVQLQRILDEPGAARILRQMQAILLGGSALPKTLIQNALDLGLPILVTYGSTEMASQITTTSPDDRSAALTNSGKLLTGRDLIISHKGEILVKGPTLAMGYRGGKGLIDLRDTDGWFHTTDVGYLDVQGALTVTGRIDSQFISGGENIQPEHIELVLTNIPGITQALVLAQKDSEFGFRPVAYLQIDKAAPNLENIVERLKRTLPAYMIPVAYFLIPEELLDGSLKLSRLALSKHILDRNKPLHSLS, from the coding sequence ATGAATCCTTCAATCACTCATCCCCTGCTCAATGCCGCCAAAAACTTTTCACACCATACAGCGTTGATCACTGACCGGCTTTCACTCAGTTACAGCGAACTATTAGAAAGAGCTCAGCTTGTGCTCGGTAATCTGGTTAAAAGGGGTCTCAAGTCGGGAGACATAATAGTCCTGGATCAGAATTCGCAAGATGCAATGCTGGTGATCCTCTGGGCCTGTTCTCTGGGAAACTATATTGCTTTTCCTGTGAATACTCGTTTTCCAAAAACTGCTCTGCTTAAAATATTTTCTGAGATACAGCCCACTCTGATCATTTCCCAGCGGCAACTGGTATCTGAATTGAGTATCTCCTATGAAGCCCTTATAGGATCCAATGCAGATCCAATAACCGTGGAAATTGCAGGATATGATGCCACAGCAGGAGCAAGCCTGCTCATGACCTCCGGCTCCAGCGGATCATCCAAGATCGTTCAACATAGTCATCACAATCACTGGTCAAGTGCCTTAGGTTCAAACAGGAACATCGCACTGAAACCAGGAGATAAGTGGCTGCTTACACTGCCCCTTTATCATGTCGGGGGTCTTTCGATCCTGTACCGAACGGCGCAGGCCGGAGCTGCCATTGTCGTATCAACCGCAGCAAGTACGACTCTGAAAAGCATCTCAAATAAGGAGATAACCCATATCTCATTGGTCGCTGTTCAGCTACAACGCATACTTGATGAACCAGGAGCCGCCAGGATTCTCCGCCAAATGCAAGCTATCCTGTTGGGCGGAAGTGCACTTCCCAAAACGCTTATTCAAAATGCACTGGATCTGGGATTACCCATTCTGGTCACTTACGGCTCGACTGAAATGGCTTCGCAGATCACAACCACCAGCCCGGATGATCGATCGGCAGCACTCACCAATTCAGGAAAACTGTTGACTGGACGCGACCTGATCATTTCACATAAGGGAGAGATACTGGTCAAAGGACCAACCCTGGCGATGGGATATAGAGGGGGTAAGGGCCTGATTGATCTAAGAGATACTGATGGCTGGTTTCATACCACTGATGTTGGATATCTGGATGTTCAGGGTGCCTTAACTGTTACCGGACGAATTGACAGCCAGTTTATCTCAGGTGGTGAAAATATTCAACCGGAACACATCGAACTGGTACTGACCAATATTCCCGGTATCACACAGGCGCTGGTACTCGCTCAAAAAGATTCTGAATTCGGATTCCGACCAGTAGCCTATCTTCAAATAGATAAAGCAGCTCCAAACCTGGAAAATATCGTTGAGAGATTAAAGAGGACTCTACCTGCCTATATGATTCCTGTTGCATATTTCCTTATACCAGAGGAATTATTGGATGGGTCGCTCAAACTATCCCGTCTGGCTCTGTCAAAACACATTCTTGATAGAAACAAACCTTTGCACTCACTATCATAA
- a CDS encoding 1,4-dihydroxy-2-naphthoate polyprenyltransferase has translation MRTTGIGLWIQAARPWTLGVAISPILMGTIIAHTEGGIRWPAALAAFLGGILIQIGTNLANDYFDFKKGADTATRIGPQRVTQAGLVAPETVRNGFIACFGIAFLVGIYLVYVGGWPIVIIGLLALLFGVIYTGGPFPLAYHGLAELPAFLFFGPIASATTTYVQIGSWSSAAIIAGTSAGFFSMALLSINNLRDYQEDRTVGKHTLVAVFGRDFGVYEYGLSILAATLAPLTLILLTPEHSLVGLTSLTGFMALYAVRITANYEEPKELLAVLKMTAKLQAIFTIIFAVTWVI, from the coding sequence ATGAGAACGACTGGAATTGGACTATGGATCCAGGCGGCTCGCCCCTGGACGCTGGGAGTGGCTATCTCCCCCATCCTGATGGGAACAATTATCGCCCATACAGAAGGTGGAATTCGGTGGCCGGCTGCTCTGGCTGCATTTTTGGGAGGGATTCTGATCCAGATCGGAACCAATCTGGCCAACGATTATTTTGATTTTAAAAAAGGAGCTGACACGGCTACGCGGATCGGTCCCCAGCGCGTTACCCAGGCAGGGTTGGTTGCTCCTGAAACCGTTCGCAATGGCTTTATCGCTTGTTTTGGGATTGCTTTTCTCGTCGGGATATATCTGGTTTATGTGGGTGGATGGCCCATTGTGATCATCGGTCTTCTGGCGCTCCTTTTTGGTGTGATCTATACTGGAGGTCCTTTTCCCCTGGCCTATCATGGATTAGCAGAATTACCTGCATTTCTATTTTTCGGTCCCATTGCCAGTGCCACCACAACCTATGTCCAGATCGGCAGCTGGAGTTCGGCAGCGATCATAGCCGGTACTTCAGCCGGGTTTTTCTCCATGGCTTTGTTATCCATCAATAATCTGAGAGACTATCAGGAGGATCGAACAGTAGGTAAGCATACTCTGGTAGCTGTTTTTGGCAGAGACTTCGGAGTATATGAGTATGGATTATCAATACTGGCTGCAACTTTAGCCCCCCTGACCCTGATCCTTCTGACACCGGAACACAGCCTGGTCGGACTCACTTCGTTGACAGGTTTTATGGCTTTATACGCAGTACGAATAACAGCAAACTATGAGGAGCCCAAAGAGTTACTGGCTGTTTTAAAGATGACTGCTAAATTACAAGCGATTTTCACGATCATCTTTGCTGTCACATGGGTCATTTAA